The genomic stretch GCCGTTGACGAAATCGACGATTAGCAGCGCCGCCTGCTTGCCGAAGCCGAGGCGCCGTCCGAAATTCTGACGTTTATTGATATCGATTTCGGTCGGCATAAAGGTGCCTTATTCGGCGGCCTGGGCGTGGCGCGATGTCATTTCGGCGATGGCTTCGTCGCGCGTCATGATCTCGGCATATTTCTGTTTGAGATCGAACAGATTTGCCTCGTGCGGCCCCAAGGCGCGGTCGCCGACGCAATCGCTGATGACGACCGGACGGAAGCCGTAGCACATAGCGTCGAGTGCGCTGGCGCGCACGCAACCGCTCGTGGTGCAGCCGGTCACCAGCACTGTATCGATGCGACGCATGGTGAAATTGGGCGCTAAATCGGTGCCGAAGAAGGCCGAAGGCAGACGCTTGCGCACGATAATTTCACCAGGCCGCGGCGTCAGGCGTTCGACGATTTGGCTGCAATGGGCATTTTCCGTGAGGGTCTTCAGCGCCGGTACCTTGATCGCCATGATATTGTCGTCGCCGCCGTCATCGGCGAGCACGACACGGGTATGGGCAATGGTCATGCCCAAATCGCGGCACGCCGCCAACAGGCTGACCGTATTGTCGCACGCCTCGGTCACGTTGCCGCCGCCGAACTGGTCGGGATCATCGAAGCCGTTGACGAAATCGACGATCAACAGCGCCACTTTTTCGCCCATGCCGAGCGGGTTGCCAAAATTTTGATGTTTATAAATATCTGTATCGGACGACATGGCGTCTCTCCTTTGAAATCTAATCCTTTGGCACCAGCGCGTTGCCGCCGCTGGCGTATACGAAAACTTGCTTAAACTTGCCGTTCTCGAAACGGAAGACGTTGCAATTACTCATGCTGGCTTCGCCGCCGCTGAGATCGGTGCGGCGCACATTGAACTGGGTAGAAATGCGCTGCGATTCGACATCGACAGTATGCTCAAAATCGCCGTGCCAAATATTCTGGAATCCGGCGGTGACGGTTTCGTAGAATTTCTTAATGCCGGAATCTCGACCCGCATAGGAGGTAAACGCGGACTGCACGGTAAACACCGCATCGCCAGCAAAACAGTCGAGGACGACGCTTAGATTCTTATGGTCGACATTGCTGAAATAGCTATGTTCGACCATATTGATCATCTGCTCTCTGGTCAGGGCCACCATAGGTCCGCTTTTCTCACTCTCTTGGGAATTGGCGGCGCCATCCTAACCTGCGCAGTGGTGAGTTCCAACCTGTTGCGTTCTGAAACGCGATGCACAAGCGAATATTTTGGAGAACTGCAGCGGTGAGGTTCGGAATAGGCCAGGCGGCGCAAAATAAAGAAGATGCGCGCTTTCTCCGGGAGGCGGGCAGTTTCCAAGACGAAATACACCTTTCCCGCCAAGCTCATGCCGCCATTCTGCGGTCGCCGCGCCCATGCGACATTGCCGCCATCGACGCTCGAAACCGGGCGGCGCGACAGGCGTGATGCACGCCAAGCTCTATGAATAGCGGTACCTTACGGCCGCGTGTTGGCGTGCCGCTCGCCATGCTGTTGGTCACCGGTGTGACCTATGGCCTGACCTATGCCCTGGCTGGTGTTTCGGTGCGGGGCGGCATTCCGTTCCTTGCCTATGTGTTCTGGCTCGGCGTTTTTGCCGGTGTCACAATGTTGGTGCTCTCGCTGCTGTTCCGCAGGCCGCCGCGAGTCACGATTGCGCATCTCCGATGCTATGCCGTAACCGGCGCCACCGGTTTCGCGATCCCCTATGCGGTCGTCGCCGTGGTGGTTGGGCATGGTGTGCCGTCCGGCATCATGAGCATGGTCATCGCATTGGCGCCGATGATGACCTATCTCGGCGCCGTGGCTTTCCGCATGGAGCGCGCCTGGTGGCTCAAATATCTCGGCCTTGTCATCGGTATGGCCGGCATCGTGCTCATCGTCGCTCCCGAATCCAGTCTGCCATCGCGCGATTTGGTGCCGTGGATACTGCTCTCTATGATCGTCCCGTTTTGCTACGCCACCACCACCATTGCGGCGATCATCATGCGCCCGCCGGCGATGGATTCGCTGTCCTTCAGCGCCGGCTATTTTTTGGCACCGCTGCCAATTTTATTTGTTGCCATGTTATTGGCCGATGAGTTCTGGGTCTTCGGCGGCAGTTTCGGGGCAGCCGAATGGGCGCTGGTGCTTTCGGGCTTAGTTCAGGCACTCGGAATCTACCTCTTTCTCGAACTCGTGATGCTGATGGGGCCGGTCTTTTTCACCACCGTCAATTTCATAACGCCATTGACCGGCATCCTGTTTGGCATGGCGTTTTTCGACGAGCGGCTCAGCTTTTGGGTACTGATTGCATTGGTACCGCTGTTTCTCGGGTTGTTCTTCGTCATCCTGCCGAGAGGGGAAGCGAAAGCCGGGTAATTTATTTATGGACCAATCGGTCCGTATCGAATAGCATGCCTCCAATTGACGTTGTTAGAGATGATCGGGCATGGCCAGACCACGCGAATTCAACGAAAGCGACGCCTTGGGCGATGCCATGCATTTGTTCTGGCGAGAGGGCTATGAAAACGCTTCGCTGAGCGACATCACTCAGGCGACGGGTCTCAGCAAATCGAGCCTCTATGACACCTTCGGCAGCAAGCATGAGCTGTTGCTCTCGTCGTTGCAGTTCTATGTCGAGAACAAAATGCAGCCCTCACTCCAGGTATTGGAGGAGGAGCCGTCGCCGCGCGCCGGTATTGCCAAACGCTTCGACATGATAATCGAAGGCATGACTGCGCCCGGGCCGCGCTGCGGCTGCTTGATCGCCAACACCACCTTGGAACTCGGCGCTCGCGACCCGGCCGTGGCTAAAATGATCGCAGCGGCGCAGACCGAGATGGAGCAGGCCTATATTCGGGCGATCGAACGCGGCCAGGCGGTTGGTGAAATCGACGCCGATCAGGGTGCGCAGTCGCTGGCGCGTTATATCATGGCTTGTTTGGCCGGCCTCGTTTGTCTCAGCAAATCAGGTTTCGATGCGCCAATGCTGCGCGATATTGCAGCCACGGCAATGCGCGCCATCGCCTAAGTATTTTTTTGTTAATTTAGGACTGTTTGGTCCATAACTGAGGAGGAAGAACATCATGCAAGTCAATGTAACGAAGCGTCTGAGTTTATCGGCGGAAGAAGTGTGGCGGCATCTGGCCGATTTCAGCGGCATCGCACGCATCCACGCATTCGTCGAGTCGGCCGATCTGCTGAGCGAAAACAATGAAGGAGTCGGCGCGAGCCGAAAGTGCAATTTTTATGACGGCAACAGCGTCGTCGAAGATGTTCTCGAATGGGAATCCGGGCGCCGGATGAAAATCGGGCTGAGCGAAATGTCGATGCCGCTCAAGCGGGCCGAGGCAGAATTTATCGTGACGCCACGTGGCGAAGATCAAACCGAGCTTTCCATTACCATGTCCTTCATACCCAAATTCGGCCCATTAGGGGCACTGATGGGGGTGCTGATGATCAAGCCGATGATGCGCAAAGTGCTCGTCCAGCTTATCCAAGGGCTTGAATACCACTCCCTTACCGGGGAGATTGTCGGACGCGGTGGTGTGCCAGCCGGAGCGAGCGAGTTATCAGATCACGAAGAACGGCCCGCCGCCGCGTGAGCCCCACTTACTCCTAAAGCAGAAGACCAGTCACGCCGCTGCCAAGGGGCCACTAGCCTTGCGGCGGCGGCGCGTTGACCCCGCCTGTTCGGGCGCACTAACTTGCCTGCCGCTTTCTTCGTCAGGTATTTGAATGCCGCCTTCCCATATCGCGCTCGCGGTGGCGATCACCGTGCTCTGGGGCTTTGCCTTTGTGGTGATGCGCGATTTACTGGATTCGCTGCCGCCGTTCCTGATGGCGACGCTGCGCGTGGTGGCGGCCGGCGCGCCGGTCGTCGTACTGATGCGTCTGCCGCGCATCCCGTTTTATTGGCTGCTGCTGCTGGGTTTGTCGCAGGGGTCGATCCAGATGGTGCTGCTGCTGTTCGGTATGGAGTTCGGTATGCCGGCGGGTTTGGCGGCTTTGGTGTTGCAAGTCCAAGTCTTGTTCACCACGATGCTCGCCTTTTTGCTGCTCGGTGAAAAGCCGCGAATGGCGCAATATGTCGGCATCGCCATATCACTTGCCGGAATGGTGGTTATCGCTTCGACCATGCCGGGCGGCGCCACCATGATCGGCTTCTTCTTACTTATCTTTGCTGCATTTACCTGGGCTGGGTCGAATATTATCGTCAAGCTGGCAGGAACCGATGAAGTCATGCGTCTCGTCGCTTGGGCGCATGTGCTCGGCATCCTCCCCTTGCTGGTGCTTTCTTACACCTTCGAAGGGCAAAACGAGATCTTCCATATTCTCGCGCGGTTGAGTTGGCGGGGCATCGGTGAAATCGCCTTTCTCGGCCTGATCTCGACCTTCGGCGGCTTTGGTTTGTGGAGCTACCTTATGCGTAAAAACTCGGCCAGTGCGGTGGCGCCGTTCTCGCTGATAATCCCGATTTCGGGCATGATTTCGACGGCGCTCATTCTCGGCGAGGAATTTGGCGAAATGCGCATGGTGGGGGCGGGCCTGGTGCTGGTTGGTCTCGCTTTCGGCACCATCAGATACGCCGCCTTTAAATGGCGCCCGGCGCGTTGACCGCCGGGCCGTGAATTTCTAATCTCTGGCCGCAGCGAAACAGGAAATTAAAATGCTAAGCGAAGACGCAGCGGCGGCAGCGCAGCGCGCCGCCGAACCCAAATTTCTTACGACCGAATCCCAGACCAAACAGGACTGGGCAGCCCTGGCGCGGCATCTCAGCGAACATGGATTTCGTTTCGATCCTCAGATTGATACGCCGCGCCAATTTGCCGGCGGCTTTGGCAATCTCAACTATCTCATCCAAGTCGACGGCACGCCGATGGTGCTGCGTCGCCCGCCGATGGGCGATATCCCGCCAGGCGCAAATGATATGAAACGCGAGCATCGCATTCTGAGCCGTCTCGGGGGGGCTTTCCCCTTGGCGCCGCAGAGCGCGCATTATTCGCCCGACAAAGAGATTCTCGGCAATCATTTCCTGATCATGGAGTATCGCGCAGGCCTTTGCATCGGCGGAACCTGGCCTGCATTTCTCGCCGGCCGCGACGATATCGGCGCGGCGCTCGGCGATATGCTGGTGGACACGCTGGTCGCGTTTCATGCGGTTAAGCCGGAAGATGTTGATCTTGGCGAATTTGGCCGGCCCGATGGTTTCCTGCAGCGTGCCGTAGCCGGCTGGCGCCAACGCATGGAAATCTCCAGCGACGATGTGCCGCCCGCAGCTGGCGTGGCGGTCGCCGATTGGTTGGCGGCCCATCAAGTGCCGGATGGCCCACCGACCCTGCTGCACAATGATTTTAAACTCGATAATGTACTGCTGGACCCCAAGACGCTGGCGCCGGTGGCGGTACTGGACTGGGACCAGGGTACGCGCGGCGATCCGTTGTTCGATCTCGCCACCCTGCTGAGCTACTGGGCGGAAGCAGGCGATCCGCCTGCGATGCACGGCCTGGCGCAGATGCCGAGCGCCGGCAACGGCTTCCCGACTCGAAACGAGATCGTCCAACGCTACGCCGAGCGCTCTGGCCGCGACGTCTCCAATTTCCTGTTTCATCGCGTGCTGGCGATGTTCAAGCTTGGCGTCATCTTTATGCAAATCTACGCTCAGTATCGCCGCGGCACGTCGCGGGACGAACGCTTTAAGCGCTTCGGCGAACTTACCAACGGCCTGATGGCCTTTACCTATGAAGTGAGCCAACGCCGTGCCACCTGAGTAGGGCACGGCGGGTTTACCGTTTTCTTCGCGGGTGATACGGTTCGGCGAATTTTACAAGGAAAGCCGCCCATCATGGCCCATGCTAAGAATGTTGTCTCCGCGCCCGAATTCATTCACCAGACGCCGATTTCCGATAGCCTCGCAGCGTTTGCTACTTCTCTGTCGTGGCAGGATATCCCGGCTCCGGTAGTCGAGCGCGCCAAGCTGCACATCCTGGATGCGCTCGGGATTGCGCTTGCCGCCAGCGGCTACGATTACAGCCACAAGACCCTCACCGCCGTGCAGGGCTTGGCAGGGGAGGGGCCTTATCCGGTGATCGGCATGCCGGCACGCCTGCCGTTACGTGACGCCGCCCAGATGAATGGCTTTCTCATCCATGCCCTCGATTTTGACGATACCCATGTTGCCGGTGTGATCCACGCCACGTGCACTGCCGTGCCGACGCTCCTCGCGATGGGCCAGAAACACGCCATATCCGGACGTGAGATGCTGATCGGCTATCTCGCGGCGGTGGAGTCGGATGCCCGCATCGGCATGGCGGCGAAAGGCGGATTTCACCGCAAGGGATTTCACCCCACCGGCGTAGTCGGCGCGTACGGTGCGGCCATCGCTGCGGGCCGGGCCGCCGGTCTGACGCGGGCGCAACTGAGCGACGCCCAGGGCATCGTTTTGGGGATGGCCTCCGGCACTCTCGGATTTCTCGACGAGGGCGCTTGGAACAAGCGCCTGCATGCCGGTTGGGCCAGCGTTGTCGGTATCACGGCGGCGGCTCTGGCGCGTCAGGGTTTTAAGGGGCCGAGCAAGCCTTATGAAGGAAAATACGGTCTTTACGATTGTTTCACCGAGGCCGGCGAGACGATCGATTGGGCAGCCTGCACGCATGATCTCGGCAGCGATTGGGAAATGCTGCGCGTCGGCATCAAACCTTATCCAGCTTGTCACCTCGTCCATTCTTCGGCCGATTCGATGGCCGCATTGGTTCGGGAGCATGGCCTGAAGGCCGATGATGTGGTGAGCATCCGGGCGCGGCTCGCGGCTGACTGCATGGCTTTAGTGTGCGATCCAATCGCCAAGAAGCGTCGCCCTGGAAGTGGCTACGACGCCCAGTTCAGCGTGCCCTACGCAATTGCCAGCATTCTCGTGCGTGGGCAATTGACCCTGGCCGAGCTCGAGCCGGAAATCTTTACCGATCCTGAAATCTTGGCGCAATGCGACAAAGTTACGTGTGAGCCTGATCCGGGTTCCGCGTATCCCAAATATTTTTCTGGTGAAGTGATCGTCACCACGCGCGACGGACGCGAACTCGTCCACCGCGAACAGATCAACCGGGGCGCCGACGAGCGCCCGCTCAGCGCTGATGAAATCGCCGCCAAATTTCGTTCCAACGCCGAACGGACATTCGCTTCAGATCAAGTGGAGCGAGTGTTGGACGCAATCATGGATTTGGATGGCAAGAGCACGCCGACAGAAGTGGCGGAGTTGCTGAGCCCGGCTTAGCTCGCCGCTTCGATTTCAGATTTGCCGCCAATGGCAATCACGTCCGCCGCTTCGAGCGCGGCGATTTCCGCTTTTGAATAGCCGGCTTCGGCGAGTATTTCGGCAGTATCGGCGCCGAGTGCTCGGGCGGCGCGACGCGGCGCCACCTCGCCATCTATAAGAATCGGCTGGCGTACCATGCGGACTTCGCCGCGCACTGAATGTGGCACGCTTTGCACACTTTGTTGTGCGGCGGCGAAATCGCTGGCCAACGCCGCTTTCACATCGTTCACCGGCGCGCACGGCAATTGGCCATGTAAGCGTTCCAGCCAATCGTCCGTGCTGCGCGTCAGGAATACCGACTGCAGGCGGCGTACGACTTCTTCCCGGTTGTCCAAACGCGCTTGAAAACTTTCCATGCAAGGATCATCGATCCATTGCGGTTTTTCCAATGCGTGACAAAGGCGCGGCCAAAAGTTGGTCTTGTTGGTCATGATGAAGATCCAACCATCAGACGTCTCGTACATTTCGCTCGGTACCAGAGAAGGGTGGCCGGAGCGCGGCACTCGGCGAGGTTCGAACCCTTCGTTTAAATGCCAGGTCGCGGGATAGCTTAAATTGGCCATGGCCACGTCGAACAGCGAGGCATCGTAATCTTGGCCTTTGCCGCTTTGGCGCGCACCCATGACACCCGATACGAGCGCCAAAGCTGCGGTTAACCCAGCCATGAAATCGACGATAGACAGGCCCATGCGCGTCGGTGGGCCGTCGGGCTCGCCGGTCATGGAGAGATATCCGGCCTCGGCTTGCATGACATAGTCGAGACCTGGCCAGCCCGCACGTTCGTTATTTCGCCCATAGGCGGAAAGATGCACGCAGACGAACTCGGGTTTGATCGCGCCGAGCGCCGCGTAATCGAGGCCGAGCTTGGCCGGCAAATCACCACGCAGATTGTTGATCAACGCATCGGCGCCGGCGACGATGCGGCCAAGGATTTCCTGTCCGGCCGGCGTTTTGAGGTCGAGCGCCAGACATTTTTTATTGCAGCTAAAAGTTTGGAAAAACAGGCTGTCGCCATCCTCCGAATAGGGCACCACATGGCGGCCCATTTCGCCGCCGCTATGATGGTTTTCGATCTTGATAACCTCGGCACCGAGATCGGCTAGATACATGGTGCCGAACGGCGCTGCGCCATATTGCTCAATGGTTATGAGCTTCAGGCCCGTGAGGGGGAGCGACAATGTTGTCATATCTGGAGCTCAGATCGGGTTGCGTTCAATGAGTTGACGCGCAATGACGATACGCTGAATTTCGTTCGTTCCTTCGCCAATCAGGAGAAGCGGTGCGTCGCGGAACATGCGCTCAATCGGAAATTCCTTCGAATAGCCGTAGCCGCCGTGGATTCGCATCGCGTCTAGCGCATTTTCCATCGCCGATTCGGTGGCGAACAGTTTGGCCATGCCGGCCTCCATATCGGCGCGCTCGCCGCGCTGATAGGCCTCCGCCGCGCGCTGGGTGAGAAGACGCGCCGCCTGGACACGCGTCGCCATGTCGGCGAGTTTGAGCTGAATTGCCTGATGCTCGCAGATCGGCTTGCCGAAGGTTTTGCGCATCTGGCTGTATTTAACCGATTCGTCGAGTGTTGCCTGGGCAATGCCAACACCACGCGCCGCTACGTTGATACGGCCAAGCTCAAGCCCACTCAGCACCTGTTTCAGGCCGAACCCCTCTTTGCCGCCGATCAGCCGGTCCGCGGCGACAAAATAATCTTCGAACACCAACTCGGCGGTATCGATTCCCTTGTAGCCAAGCTTTTCCAGCTTGCGGCTCACATTAAAACCGGGACCCTTCTCAGCGATAAAAAGACTCATGCCAGTGTGGCGCGGTTTGGCATTCGGGTCCGTCTTGGCGAGGAGCGCCACGCAGTTGCCATGTATCGAATTCGTGATCCACATTTTGTTGCCGTTCACCCGGTAGCCTTCGTTGCCCTCGCGCTTGGCGACCGTGCGGATGGCCTGCAAATCGGTGCCGGCGTCGGGCTCTGTGAGGGCGACTCCACCGCGTAACTCGCCGGTGGCGAAGCGCGGCAGGTAACTTTCTTTTTGCTCCTCTGTGCCATGCCGCTCGACTGCGGCGGCCATGATAAGATGCGAGTTGATGATGCCGCTCACCGACATCCAGGCACCAGAGATTTTTTCGACGATCTTGGCGTAGGTCGTAGCTGGCAGCCCTAGG from Pseudomonadota bacterium encodes the following:
- a CDS encoding CoA transferase — protein: MTTLSLPLTGLKLITIEQYGAAPFGTMYLADLGAEVIKIENHHSGGEMGRHVVPYSEDGDSLFFQTFSCNKKCLALDLKTPAGQEILGRIVAGADALINNLRGDLPAKLGLDYAALGAIKPEFVCVHLSAYGRNNERAGWPGLDYVMQAEAGYLSMTGEPDGPPTRMGLSIVDFMAGLTAALALVSGVMGARQSGKGQDYDASLFDVAMANLSYPATWHLNEGFEPRRVPRSGHPSLVPSEMYETSDGWIFIMTNKTNFWPRLCHALEKPQWIDDPCMESFQARLDNREEVVRRLQSVFLTRSTDDWLERLHGQLPCAPVNDVKAALASDFAAAQQSVQSVPHSVRGEVRMVRQPILIDGEVAPRRAARALGADTAEILAEAGYSKAEIAALEAADVIAIGGKSEIEAAS
- a CDS encoding nuclear transport factor 2 family protein, whose product is MVALTREQMINMVEHSYFSNVDHKNLSVVLDCFAGDAVFTVQSAFTSYAGRDSGIKKFYETVTAGFQNIWHGDFEHTVDVESQRISTQFNVRRTDLSGGEASMSNCNVFRFENGKFKQVFVYASGGNALVPKD
- a CDS encoding DMT family transporter is translated as MNSGTLRPRVGVPLAMLLVTGVTYGLTYALAGVSVRGGIPFLAYVFWLGVFAGVTMLVLSLLFRRPPRVTIAHLRCYAVTGATGFAIPYAVVAVVVGHGVPSGIMSMVIALAPMMTYLGAVAFRMERAWWLKYLGLVIGMAGIVLIVAPESSLPSRDLVPWILLSMIVPFCYATTTIAAIIMRPPAMDSLSFSAGYFLAPLPILFVAMLLADEFWVFGGSFGAAEWALVLSGLVQALGIYLFLELVMLMGPVFFTTVNFITPLTGILFGMAFFDERLSFWVLIALVPLFLGLFFVILPRGEAKAG
- a CDS encoding SRPBCC family protein, producing the protein MQVNVTKRLSLSAEEVWRHLADFSGIARIHAFVESADLLSENNEGVGASRKCNFYDGNSVVEDVLEWESGRRMKIGLSEMSMPLKRAEAEFIVTPRGEDQTELSITMSFIPKFGPLGALMGVLMIKPMMRKVLVQLIQGLEYHSLTGEIVGRGGVPAGASELSDHEERPAAA
- a CDS encoding phosphotransferase family protein, producing the protein MLSEDAAAAAQRAAEPKFLTTESQTKQDWAALARHLSEHGFRFDPQIDTPRQFAGGFGNLNYLIQVDGTPMVLRRPPMGDIPPGANDMKREHRILSRLGGAFPLAPQSAHYSPDKEILGNHFLIMEYRAGLCIGGTWPAFLAGRDDIGAALGDMLVDTLVAFHAVKPEDVDLGEFGRPDGFLQRAVAGWRQRMEISSDDVPPAAGVAVADWLAAHQVPDGPPTLLHNDFKLDNVLLDPKTLAPVAVLDWDQGTRGDPLFDLATLLSYWAEAGDPPAMHGLAQMPSAGNGFPTRNEIVQRYAERSGRDVSNFLFHRVLAMFKLGVIFMQIYAQYRRGTSRDERFKRFGELTNGLMAFTYEVSQRRAT
- a CDS encoding TetR/AcrR family transcriptional regulator — its product is MARPREFNESDALGDAMHLFWREGYENASLSDITQATGLSKSSLYDTFGSKHELLLSSLQFYVENKMQPSLQVLEEEPSPRAGIAKRFDMIIEGMTAPGPRCGCLIANTTLELGARDPAVAKMIAAAQTEMEQAYIRAIERGQAVGEIDADQGAQSLARYIMACLAGLVCLSKSGFDAPMLRDIAATAMRAIA
- a CDS encoding acyl-CoA dehydrogenase family protein — its product is MQREPIPAIDREQEEMILDGIEHFLERDVRPYVSELEAGDIYPEEIVVKMKELGLFGATISAEYGGLGLPATTYAKIVEKISGAWMSVSGIINSHLIMAAAVERHGTEEQKESYLPRFATGELRGGVALTEPDAGTDLQAIRTVAKREGNEGYRVNGNKMWITNSIHGNCVALLAKTDPNAKPRHTGMSLFIAEKGPGFNVSRKLEKLGYKGIDTAELVFEDYFVAADRLIGGKEGFGLKQVLSGLELGRINVAARGVGIAQATLDESVKYSQMRKTFGKPICEHQAIQLKLADMATRVQAARLLTQRAAEAYQRGERADMEAGMAKLFATESAMENALDAMRIHGGYGYSKEFPIERMFRDAPLLLIGEGTNEIQRIVIARQLIERNPI
- a CDS encoding MmgE/PrpD family protein — translated: MAHAKNVVSAPEFIHQTPISDSLAAFATSLSWQDIPAPVVERAKLHILDALGIALAASGYDYSHKTLTAVQGLAGEGPYPVIGMPARLPLRDAAQMNGFLIHALDFDDTHVAGVIHATCTAVPTLLAMGQKHAISGREMLIGYLAAVESDARIGMAAKGGFHRKGFHPTGVVGAYGAAIAAGRAAGLTRAQLSDAQGIVLGMASGTLGFLDEGAWNKRLHAGWASVVGITAAALARQGFKGPSKPYEGKYGLYDCFTEAGETIDWAACTHDLGSDWEMLRVGIKPYPACHLVHSSADSMAALVREHGLKADDVVSIRARLAADCMALVCDPIAKKRRPGSGYDAQFSVPYAIASILVRGQLTLAELEPEIFTDPEILAQCDKVTCEPDPGSAYPKYFSGEVIVTTRDGRELVHREQINRGADERPLSADEIAAKFRSNAERTFASDQVERVLDAIMDLDGKSTPTEVAELLSPA
- a CDS encoding isochorismatase family protein — encoded protein: MSSDTDIYKHQNFGNPLGMGEKVALLIVDFVNGFDDPDQFGGGNVTEACDNTVSLLAACRDLGMTIAHTRVVLADDGGDDNIMAIKVPALKTLTENAHCSQIVERLTPRPGEIIVRKRLPSAFFGTDLAPNFTMRRIDTVLVTGCTTSGCVRASALDAMCYGFRPVVISDCVGDRALGPHEANLFDLKQKYAEIMTRDEAIAEMTSRHAQAAE
- a CDS encoding EamA family transporter → MPPSHIALAVAITVLWGFAFVVMRDLLDSLPPFLMATLRVVAAGAPVVVLMRLPRIPFYWLLLLGLSQGSIQMVLLLFGMEFGMPAGLAALVLQVQVLFTTMLAFLLLGEKPRMAQYVGIAISLAGMVVIASTMPGGATMIGFFLLIFAAFTWAGSNIIVKLAGTDEVMRLVAWAHVLGILPLLVLSYTFEGQNEIFHILARLSWRGIGEIAFLGLISTFGGFGLWSYLMRKNSASAVAPFSLIIPISGMISTALILGEEFGEMRMVGAGLVLVGLAFGTIRYAAFKWRPAR